Proteins encoded together in one Penicillium digitatum chromosome 1, complete sequence window:
- a CDS encoding Short-chain dehydrogenase/reductase SDR, whose protein sequence is MGTPLTETVIITGGDGLLGSKIAIEIAKKQPFVHLLLTAKEIRTDDVRDVMGKIRLIGPRSIEVLTLDLTDLKSVASFAKATVDRVRLRDIPPVTSLIHSAVATSYVIEDLTSDGYDPVYQTNCLSPFLLTIGLLEAFRAGDGTPKSGAKVINIGCSAMSSGRLDYFDRDYGRNGRRPGTTLSAKEENLRFRSSKLMASVALYALRRSLIWTGNISLDIFTLDPGGMTGQSTLRTKAPMSVRVAHQTRSGLRPFLRMVSRSSMNKARGPAKAIARVAFHIDTVGNWQKEHYFILDSDYEAASVLLSLRDGEKVNKLLIQMMQMIEVETKQMDSPAPLRPQLSMISPPMLSR, encoded by the exons ATGGGTACGCCACTAACAGAAACGGTGATTATCACGGGTGGAGATGGATTGTTGGGTTCAAAGATCGCTATAGAGATCGCGAAGAAGCAACCTTTCGTCCATCTATTGTTGACGGCAAAGGAGATAAGAACCGATGATGTCCGCGATGTGATGGGGAAGATCCGCTTGATCGGCCCCAGGTCGATCGAGGTTCTTACCCTTGATCTGACCGATCTGAAATCCGTCGCATCCTTCGCCAAAGCCACTGTCGACCGTGTTCGCCTCAGAGACATTCCGCCTGTAACCAGTCTGATCCACTCTGCTGTGGCGACATCTTACGTTATTGAGGATCTCACATCAGATGGCTACGATCCTGTGTATCAGACAAATTGCTTATCTCCCTTTTTATTGActattggtctgctcgagGCATTCCGGGCCGGAGATGGTACACCAAAAAGCGGAGCGAAGGTGATCAATATCGGCTGTTCTGCAATGTCTTCCGGGAGGTTGGATTACTTCGACCGCGACTATGGAAGAAACGGCAGGCGACCGGGCACTACGCTGAGCGCAAAGGAAGAGAATCTTCGGTTTAGGAGCAGCAAGTTAATGGCGAGTGTCGCATTGTATGCATTGAGGCGGAGCTTGATCTGG ACCGGCAATATATCGCTTGATATCTTCACCTTGGATCCTGGAGGCATGACTGGCCAGAGTACTCTGCGGACCAAGGCGCCCATGTCGGTCAGAGTCGCACATCAGACTCGGTCCGGGCTTCGGCCATTCTTGCGCATGGTATCCCGAAGTTCCATGAATAAGGCGAGGGGTCCAGCTAAGGCGATCGCCAGAGTCGCATTCCACATCGACACGGTGGGGAACTGGCAAAAGGAACACTATTTTATTCTCGACAGCGATTATGAGGCCGCATCCGTCTTGCTGAGCTTGCGTGATGGGGAAAAAGTGAACAAACTCTTAATACAGATGATGCAAATGATTGAAGTGGAAACAAAGCAGATGGATTCTCCTGCTCCTCTTCGACCTCAACTGAGTATGATCTCGCCTCCTATGCTTTCCCGATGA
- a CDS encoding Anp1, protein MNRHVLEKGHSAYPRGSAFSISPNRFQPRSPPALRRRRQLFQRLCLLGGVSLVLFLLIFPSWRAAILPTISLGLLSYPGDLHLQTVRYYDLSEVQGTEKGWEREERVLMCTPLRDASSHLPMFFSHLRNLTYPHHLIDLAFLVSDSRDDTLGILSRMLEDTQKDPDPKMPFGEISVIQKDFGQKVQQDVESRHGFEAQASRRKLMAQARNWLLSATLRPTHSWVYWRDADVETAPFTIIEDLMRHNKDVIVPNVWRPLPDWLGGEQPYDLNSWQESETALALADTLDEDAVIVEGYAEYATWRPHLAYLRDPYGDPDMEMELDGIGGVSILAKARVFRAGVHFPAFSFEKHAETEGFGKMAKRMKFSVIGLPHYTIWHLYEPSVDDLRHMEEMEVERLAREKEEQERAEQKDSTQSMPLDTDHIVNGEEVQGSADGPVGQPMKDTVEAQGHLKAQAETVDHAEKAEVVKKAKL, encoded by the exons ATGAACCGACACGTCCTCGAAAAGGGCCACTCTGCCTATCCAAGGGGTTCTGCATTTTCAATTTCACCGAATAG GTTCCAGCCTCGCTCGCCACCTGCCCTTCGGAGACGCCGGCAGCTCTTCCAGCGCCTCTGCCTCCTTGGCGGTGTGTCGCTAGTGCTATTCCTCTTGATCTTTCCCTCCTGGCGCGCCGCCATCCTTCCCACCATCTCACTCGGCCTTCTCTCTTACCCCGGAGATCTACACCTACAGACGGTCCGATATTATGATTTATCTGAAGTGCAAGGGACGGAGAAGGGTTGGGAACGTGAAGAGCGTGTTCTGATGTGCACCCCGCTCCGGGATGCCTCATCGCACCTCCCGATGTTTTTCTCGCACCTTCGAAACCTCACATACCCGCACCACCTCATCGATCTGGCCTTTCTGGTATCAGACTCTCGGGATGACACCCTAGGCATCCTATCACGCATGTTGGAGGATACACAAAAAGACCCGGACCCTAAAATGCCCTTTGGGGAGATTTCCGTGATTCAGAAGGATTTCGGCCAGAAAGTCCAACAGGACGTTGAAAGTCGACATGGATTCGAGGCGCAGGCGAGCCGACGTAAGCTGATGGCGCAGGCCAGGAATTGGTTGCTGAGCGCAACGCTGCGTCCAACCCACAGCTGGGTCTACTGGAGAGATGCGGACGTGGAGACTGCTCCGTTCACCATAATTGAGGATCTCATGCGGCATAACAAGGATGTTATAGTCCCTA ATGTCTGGCGCCCGCTTCCAGATTGGCTTGGCGGAGAGCAGCCTTACGATTTGAATTCCTGGCAAGAATCCGAGACGGCGTTGGCACTTGCGGATACCTTGGACGAGGATGCTGTCATTGTGGAAGGATATGCCGAGTACGCTACGTGGAGACCTCACCTTGCTTACCTCCGCGACCCCTACGGCGATCCAGACATGGAGATGGAGCTGGACGGGATTGGAGGTGTTAGTATCCTGGCCAAAGCCCGGGTCTTCCGTGCTGGTGTGCACTTCCCAGCCTTTAGTTTCGAGAAGCATGCCGAGACGGAAGGGTTTGGCAAG ATGGCTAAACGGATGAAGTTCTCGGTAATTGGACTACCACACTACACCATTTGGCATCTATACGAGCCCAGTGTCGATGACCTCCGGCATATGGAAGAAATGGAGGTAGAACGACTGGCTCGcgaaaaagaagaacaagagcGAGCTGAGCAAAAGGACAGCACCCAGTCCATGCCACTCGATACCGATCACATTGTGAACGGTGAAGAAGTGCAAGGCTCTGCTGATGGCCCGGTTGGCCAGCCCATGAAAGACACCGTAGAGGCCCAAGGTCACTTGAAAGCCCAAGCTGAAACCGTCGACCACGCCGAGAAAGCTGAAGTAGTTAAGAAAGCCAAACTCTGA
- a CDS encoding Sister chromatid cohesion protein DCC1 has protein sequence MSTQDSRGILFTHTRPQEGFRLLELTPELEELLTSKDAPALELKSPSTALAQAIIDPTAHDYVNLCTPTQTYRIRQVQSSNSLHILRPSRGEISQADIKVVEEEAGESGSLNLPDEAVTDIAKCSSTLELHVPPGGFSAVPFLEKSLRLYDRRCDDDGDLAMGGIAESTGLLGSKEMRTARENLCQDIPVSTAQCEQGWLELCAFVDGTEEVACWRPSARSRLAVWKRLVEGAVLQGIDLEKQFLVGDLWKSVLDDDDDDEMEPPFPRALLEAVVRRICISDERPPLSDDIQWASFDKTECTQWVGETYLAATAPTPSSAVGRSEFLRAWRDCLPETWRGEATLSKLPNGCYNSPDPTTICFVEPLQRQPTNKSASAPATAAKAKNARNWHELLKSRR, from the exons ATGTCTACTCAAGACTCACGCGGGATTCTGTTCACACATACTCGCCCTCAGGAAGGGTTCCGGTTGCTAGAACTTACCCCAGAGTTGGAAGAACTACTGACATCGAAAGATGCACCGGC ACTTGAACTCAAATCGCCCTCTACAGCCCTTGCACAAGCAATAATCGATCCCACCGCCCACGACTACGTCAACCTATGCACACCTACACAAACCTACCGCATCCGCCAAGTCCAATCCTCAAATTCCCTGCATATCCTCCGTCCAAGCCGCGGAGAAATCTCTCAAGCGGACATCAAAGTTGTTGAAGAGGAAGCCGGCGAAAGTGGCTCGTTGAACCTTCCAGATGAAGCTGTAACGGACATTGCAAAGTGTTCCTCCACACTGGAACTGCATGTCCCACCGGGAGGATTCTCAGCCGTCCCGTTTTTAGAGAAGAGTCTGCGGCTTTATGACCGGCGCTGTGACGATGATGGGGATCTCGCAATGGGCGGTATCGCTGAATCCACGGGCCTGCTGGGATCAAAGGAGATGCGCACAGCCAGGGAGAATTTGTGTCAGGATATTCCAGTGTCAACGGCGCAGTGTGAGCAGGGCTGGTTGGAGCTTTGCGCGTTCGTAGATGGGACTGAGGAGGTGGCGTGTTGGCGGCCCTCGGCGCGGTCTCGATTGGCTGTTTGGAAGCGGTTGGTCGAGGGTGCTGTTTTACAGGGCATTGATCTTGAGAAGCAGTTTCTTGTTGGGGACTTGTGGAAGTCCGTCctagatgatgatgatgatgatgagatggaGCCGCCGTTTCCACGCGCGTTGCTAGAGGCTGTTGTGAGGCGCATATGCATTTCAGATGAACGGCCGCCTTTGTCGGATGATATTCAAT GGGCGAGCTTTGACAAGACCGAGTGCACACAGTGGGTTGGCGAGACTTACTTGGCTGCCACTGCTCCGACTCCGTCGTCTGCTGTTGGAAGAAGTGAATTTCTTCGCGCATGGAGAGACTGTCTACCTGAGACATGGAGAGGAGAAGCAACGCTGTCAAAGTTACCG AATGGCTGCTACAACAGTCCTGACCCCACGACTATCTGCTTTGTTGAGCCCTTGCAACGACAGCCAACGAACAAATCCGCCTCTGCACCTGCCACAGCTGCGAAGGCCAAGAATGCTAGAAATTGGCACGAACTGCTCAAAAGCCGTCGTTGA
- a CDS encoding Acyl-CoA N-acyltransferase, protein MIAAEIPTLPAGESPDLILVPATASERIASIKLNSVAWKGPLDVETYIERENHLLQQRLTRDGLTCWILVDRNEPEDERTILSSCESYRKTALLAYDGQVETVSTHGVGSVYCRPDFRGKGYAKRMLEELSTRLEKWEMEKEPRRMSLFTVLFSDIGKKFYAHFGWRPFLSSHMSLPATTGGLEKAVTRDLFAEDVQKCMCSETVLAKLRDQMRLASQKTSGAKIAILPNFDHFAWHWAREEFYAENLIPEHSPPVVKGAGDDQARVYCAWNRNFGETPEDNVLYILRWVYDDPTSPAEEQATVQAMAAILRRAQQEAREWNMSKVEFWNPTPLLQKAVALIDPKAELVHREKESISSLRWTGEEQGLGKDVEWWLNEKYTWC, encoded by the coding sequence ATGATTGCCGCAGAAATCCCCACCCTTCCTGCGGGGGAATCACCAGATCTGATTCTAGTCCCAGCCACAGCATCAGAGCGCATTGCCTCAATCAAGCTCAACAGCGTCGCCTGGAAAGGGCCACTAGACGTGGAAACATATATAGAACGCGAGAATCATCTCCTCCAGCAACGACTGACGCGCGACGGCCTAACCTGCTGGATCTTAGTGGATCGCAATGAGCCCGAGGATGAGCGCACAATCCTCAGCTCGTGTGAGTCATACCGGAAGACAGCActgctcgcgtacgacgGGCAGGTAGAGACGGTTTCCACGCACGGCGTGGGGAGTGTCTACTGCCGGCCTGATTTCCGCGGGAAAGGATACGCGAAGCGAATGCTAGAGGAGCTGAGCACTAGACTCGAGAAGTGGGAGATGGAGAAAGAGCCACGACGGATGTCGTTGTTTACGGTACTTTTCTCGGACATTGGGAAGAAGTTTTACGCCCATTTTGGGTGGCGGCCATTCTTGTCTTCCCATATGTCGTTACCGGCTACTACGGGCGGGCTAGAGAAGGCTGTCACGAGGGATCTATTTGCTGAAGATGTTCAGAAGTGTATGTGCAGTGAGACTGTCCTTGCCAAGCTGCGCGACCAGATGCGTCTGGCGTCGCAGAAGACGAGTGGTGCTAAGATTGCCATTTTACCCAACTTTGATCACTTTGCCTGGCATTGGGCTCGAGAGGAGTTTTATGCCGAGAACTTGATTCCCGAACACTCCCCCCCTGTAGTCAAGGGAGCTGGTGATGACCAGGCTCGCGTGTATTGCGCTTGGAACCGGAACTTCGGCGAGACACCCGAGGACAATGTCCTCTACATTCTTCGGTGGGTGTATGATGACCCCACATCTCCGGCGGAGGAGCAGGCCACTGTCCAGGCTATGGCTGCTATCCTCCGGCGAGCACAACAAGAGGCGCGCGAGTGGAACATGAGCAAGGTTGAATTCTGGAACCCTACTCCCCTTTTGCAGAAGGCGGTGGCTTTGATAGACCCAAAGGCTGAACTCGTGCACCGTGAAAAGGAGAGCATCTCCAGTTTACGTTGGACTGGCGAGGAGCAAGGATTGGGCAAGGATGTAGAGTGGTGGTTGAATGAGAAGTACACTTGGTGCTAA
- a CDS encoding Mitotic spindle checkpoint protein (Mad2B), putative, whose product MTTFSAPVPATKSLPTNQSALAASFTNFLTVSVHQILFLRSVYPRATFLPVRAYNYPVRQSRHPKVCDYINDAAIAVGTEILKGTITAVSIIISSLRTSQPLERYAFDLSGFPRAPTGEVNTTFEDRNEDSSDTGAPVPDQGPAPTSVDLEAQFRACLARLASACARLTPLPRDDEFSFTVCIEVREDALPPAGTTTEEQTWIVAEPGKVHLRSCTAPFSVSKVRNGESQQAAPKVSNGRAKTVPVRRVEAGELRLELWVEEARQKFNEPEDSEQPS is encoded by the coding sequence atgACCACATTCTCTGCTCCGGTGCCTGCTACCAAATCGCTGCCTACAAACCAGTCAGCGTTAGCAGCTTCCTTTACCAATTTCCTCACCGTCTCCGTCCATCAAATCTTGTTTCTGCGCTCCGTCTATCCGCGCGCAACCTTTCTCCCTGTGCGGGCATACAACTACCCTGTCCGACAATCGCGTCACCCAAAAGTTTGTGATTACATCAACGATGCTGCAATCGCAGTTGGAACGGAGATTCTCAAAGGCACAATCACCGCAGTCAGTATCATAATTTCATCTCTTCGCACAAGCCAACCCCTCGAACGATATGCCTTTGATTTGTCGGGCTTTCCGCGTGCCCCTACGGGAGAGGTGAATACTACATTTGAGGACAGAAATGAAGATTCATCTGATACAGGTGCCCCTGTCCCAGACCAGGGCCCCGCACCAACCTCAGTTGACCTCGAGGCACAATTCCGGGCATGCCTAGCAAGACTGGCCTCAGCCTGTGCCCGGTTGACCCCACTTCCCCGTGATGATGAGTTCAGTTTCACCGTCTGCATTGAAGTGCGGGAAGATGCTTTACCACCGGCAGGGACCACCACGGAAGAACAAACTTGGATTGTGGCGGAACCGGGCAAAGTGCACCTACGATCGTGTACCGCACCATTTTCCGTCTCTAAAGTGCGGAACGGCGAATCCCAGCAAGCAGCCCCCAAGGTCTCGAATGGTCGTGCCAAAACAGTACCTGTACGACGTGTCGAAGCCGGTGAGCTTCGGTTAGAGTTGTGGGTGGAAGAGGCACGGCAGAAATTCAACGAACCGGAGGACTCAGAGCAGCCTTCATGA